The Neorhodopirellula lusitana sequence ATGCATCGGCCCCTGCCGAACAACCGGAACCACGGTCATGTTGGGCTTAGGCTGATTCTCTGGCCAAAACTGAACGCTGCCGCCGGCTGGCAAAACGACGTGATAGATGCCGTCTCCAGCGGCCTGAATCGTTGCACTGGGCGAAGCATTCCACTGGGCTCGTTCGATTCGAGGATCGACTTCGACAGTTCCCCCATTCTCGGACTGCACGACTACCCATTTCGTTTCATCTTGCTCGCGGCGAGCACTGACCAAGAACGCTCCTTCGCCTCGCAGTTGATGAAACTGAACATTGGGCCAGGCTTTGGGAATCGCTGGGAAGACACGCAATCGACCACCCCAACTCTGCAATAACATTTCCTGCATCGCAGTGGCACCGTGCAGCGGCGTTTCAATGACAGGCAATCCTCCTGCTTCGGAGTAAAACGTGTTGACGTGCAAGAACGACTTCAGCCGATTGATGTAGTAGTACGCGAGGTCGCCTTCGCCTAGCAAAGCTGAAATGCAAGCACCGCCGGTATTCGAATAGCCTGCCAAAGCACGATTAAAACTGTGCCAATGGTCCAAACTACGGCGAATCAATTCACGATCGGCTGGTTCGTCTGGAGTCAATGTTCGTAGCGGATAGATTGCCAACAAATGCGACCAATGGCGGTGACCACCGGTGAGAGCGACATTGCGTCCAATCATCCGCCCGGTCTCATTAACATGAGTAGGAACGAGATCCTTTTGGAGCATTTTCCATTCCGCGATCAATGGTTCATCGGCTTCAGTCAAGCCCATTTCAGCGGCAAGTTCTAGCAACCGACCGCAGCCCCATCGCAACGAATCGAGATCATAAGAACAGTCTTCGGCGGCTCGATACTCGGGGCTGTAGGTTGTCGGCAGGTGCAACAATCCGTCAGCCTCTCGAACGAGAAAGTGACGGTGGTAATTCACCGCGCGTAACAAGATCGGATACAGCACACGATCACGCAGATCGGTGTCTTGCCAGTATCGGTATTCCAGGTCCACGTTGTGCATTGCCCAAAGCAAATTGCCACATTCTCGACTGATGTTGCGATCTGCTTTCGGTAACCCCGTTCCAGGAACACCAATCAGTCCCAATAGGTCCCAACCCGATGAAGTGCGTCCAATGCCATACGAATCATCGCGATACTCTTCCCCAACATTAAGAGCTAGATTGTCCCGATTGATGTCTAGCCGGTGACTCAGTGCCGATCCGTTGCCTCGACGATTGGCAGTAGCAAATCCACTGTGAGAAACCTGGGCATTCAGATTCCACCAAATCGCGTTCCAGGCCGTTGGCTGCAACCAGGGCCCTTGGTTATCAAGGATCCACCCCTTATCGCGAGTTGCCGAGCCAAGCTTGTATTGCTGCACCCAGTAAAAAGAGTCCCAAAACGGATCGCCTGTCGAGACCATGCTGGCTGGATAGTAGCGATGCCACCAATCTCGGTGGGCGGCAGTCCATTCCACCTGATCTGCTTGAGCGGCGGAGCGAACGGCCTGGACAGCAAGATCAACCGCCTCATCCCCAGGAAAACTATGCTGGACACTCAACCACAACCGCTGAGTCCCGGCGACCGTGATTTGCTTCCACGCCACCGCGGTCTGTCCACCCGCCACTAGATTGTGCACTGCGGTTTGAACACCATCGGACAGTCGAGAAACCTCAGGTTTCGGATTTGCCGGATGACGAGGATTCTTTCCTCGTTGTGCCCGAGGGTTGGTTGCCATCTCGGGGACGTAGACAAAAGTCGCTTTCTGTAGTTCTTCAGTCGCCTTGCATTCGAATCGCATGACGGGTTCTTGAGCATGCACCAGTGCTGCCCACTCCGCTTTGCCGCCTGCGGATTTCACGCTGCCCTTGGCTTCGGCATCCCACAAAGACAACCGCGATTTTCCTCCTGTCAACTCTTCCGGAAACCTCAACTCGAGGTGCCCAATGAACAACCGCCCCCGATTCAGTACACCGACATTCTTCTCCGCCGGGTCGTCCTGATCGAGCGGACGATGATCGTGGGCAGCCGAGCATCCAACATCCCACTGCAACGTTCGCGGATTGATTTG is a genomic window containing:
- a CDS encoding sialate O-acetylesterase, whose translation is MIRTLFLILLISTCLTPLTHAQQPGVAEPVPQSQLSLERGGDSEAAKKKVEFRLAGMFGNGMVLQQKTDAPVWGTAAPGSTVKVSGSWSKDTATTIADQSGDWRTDLVTPAAGGPFEVVVESEGQTITLKDVLIGEVWICSGQSNMQWKMRGFGVDFFGDAVAKADQPMIRYCDVPQVLALEPQSDVQTHWSVCTPQSVLSYSAVAYFFANRLHQELGIPIGLVSTNWGGSPAEAWVNSDVLAKEFPEFNEVVAAFPKLIGEFGAVHARGRNIPKGIKFGMPSVLYNEMIHPLIPFAIRGAIWYQGESNVKQPEQYRKLFPTLIRSWREEWGQGEFPFYYVQIAPFKYLREPYPVALLREAQLETLSVPNTGMAVTMDIGQEDNIHPKAKQPVGERLAMIALARDYGQKDLVFSGPVYTKHEVVSDRIRLRFEHVGGGLASRDGEALSHFTIAGEDRKFVPAKAVIDGDTIVVHSDQVPNPVAVRFAWGNADQPNLMNREGLPSSSFRTDDWPFASEAAEAKPNSDAVGVIKKKMSVPVVDGVNWGEMLAEMDLVWNSLPQTWKESPFLGNGEQGTMMRQINPRTLQWDVGCSAAHDHRPLDQDDPAEKNVGVLNRGRLFIGHLELRFPEELTGGKSRLSLWDAEAKGSVKSAGGKAEWAALVHAQEPVMRFECKATEELQKATFVYVPEMATNPRAQRGKNPRHPANPKPEVSRLSDGVQTAVHNLVAGGQTAVAWKQITVAGTQRLWLSVQHSFPGDEAVDLAVQAVRSAAQADQVEWTAAHRDWWHRYYPASMVSTGDPFWDSFYWVQQYKLGSATRDKGWILDNQGPWLQPTAWNAIWWNLNAQVSHSGFATANRRGNGSALSHRLDINRDNLALNVGEEYRDDSYGIGRTSSGWDLLGLIGVPGTGLPKADRNISRECGNLLWAMHNVDLEYRYWQDTDLRDRVLYPILLRAVNYHRHFLVREADGLLHLPTTYSPEYRAAEDCSYDLDSLRWGCGRLLELAAEMGLTEADEPLIAEWKMLQKDLVPTHVNETGRMIGRNVALTGGHRHWSHLLAIYPLRTLTPDEPADRELIRRSLDHWHSFNRALAGYSNTGGACISALLGEGDLAYYYINRLKSFLHVNTFYSEAGGLPVIETPLHGATAMQEMLLQSWGGRLRVFPAIPKAWPNVQFHQLRGEGAFLVSARREQDETKWVVVQSENGGTVEVDPRIERAQWNASPSATIQAAGDGIYHVVLPAGGSVQFWPENQPKPNMTVVPVVRQGPMHRFGKP